The following proteins come from a genomic window of Zonotrichia leucophrys gambelii isolate GWCS_2022_RI chromosome 4, RI_Zleu_2.0, whole genome shotgun sequence:
- the ADD1 gene encoding alpha-adducin isoform X6 encodes MNGDSGVGVVTSPPPTTAPHKERYFDRVDENNPEYLRERNMAPDLRQDFNMMEQKKRVSMILQSPAFCEELESMIQEQFKKGKNPTGLLALQQIADFMTTHVPNVYPAAPQGGMAALNMSLGMVTPVNDLRGSDSIAYEKGEKLLRCKLAAFYRLADLFGWSQLIYNHITARVNSEQEHFLIVPFGLLYSEVTASSLVKINIQGDVVDRGSTNLGVNQAGFTLHSAIYAARPDVKCIVHIHTPAGAAVSAMKCGLLPISPEALSLGEVAYHDYHGILVDDEEKVVIQKNLGPKSKVLILRNHGLVSVGETVEEAFYYIHNLVLACEIQVRTLASAGGPDNLVLLDPGKYKAKSRSPESPAGEGTVSHPKWQIGEQEFEALMRMLDNLGYRTGYPYRCPALREKSKKYSDVEIPASVTGYSFTSDGESGISSPLRHSFQKQQREKTRWLNSGRGDDASEEGQNGSSPKSKTKWTKEDGHRTATSAVPNLFVPLNTNPKEVQEMRNKIREQNLQDIKTAGPQSQVLSGVVVDRSLVQGELVTASKAIIEKEYQPKVIVSTTGPNPFNKLTDRELEEYRKEVERKQKGPEEPSEDGRPQKEKSPPDPSSARTPPSTPIKIEEETRQDQTYRDDSDAATFKQTLPDLTPDEPSEALGFPPLGKEEGRCDHDVPKSQTEPPAVENKEPQSQPTEEPATPTAEEGTAADAGSDESPGKSPSKKKKKFRTPSFLKKSKKKSDS; translated from the exons ATGAATGGTGATTCTGGAGTGGGGGTGGTGACTTCACCACCTCCAACAACAGCCCCTCATAAAGAGAGGTATTTTGATCGAGTTGATGAAAATAATCCAGAAtatttgagagagagaaatatgGCACCTGACCTTCGCCAGGATTTTAACATGATGGAACAGAAGAAGAGAGTCTCCATGATTCTTCAGAGCCCa GCCTTCTGTGAGGAATTGGAATCCATGATCCAGGAGCAGTTCAAGAAGGGGAAGAACCCCACAGGTTTATTGGCTCTGCAGCAGATTGCAGATTTCATGACAACGCACGTTCCAAATGTCTACCCTGCAGCACCTCAAGGTGGAATGGCTGCATTAAACATGA GTCTTGGCATGGTAACACCAGTAAATGATCTGAGAGGGTCTGATTCCATTGCTTATGAAAAAGGGGAGAAGTTGTTACGATGCAAATTGGCAGCTTTCTACAGATTAGCAGATCTCTTTGGCTGGTCTCAGCTTATTTACAATCATATAACA GCCAGAGTAAACTCTGAGCAAGAGCATTTCCTTATTGTACCTTTTGGACTCCTCTATAGTGAAGTCACTGCATCTAGTCTG GTTAAAATCAATATTCAGGGAGATGTGGTTGATCGTGGAAGCACTAACCTGGGAGTAAACCAAGCTGGCTTTACGTTGCACTCAGCAATTTACGCAGCTCGACCTGATGTGAAATGCATTGTCCACATCCACACACCCGCAGGAGCCGCG GTTTCTGCAATGAAATGTGGTCTCTTGCCAATTTCACCTGAAGCACTTTCTCTAGGGGAAGTAGCTTATCATGACTACCATGGTATTTTAGTGGATGATGAAGAAAAGGTGGTTATTCAGAAAAATTTGGGGCCTAAAAGCAAG GTCCTTATTCTCAGAAACCATGGCTTGGTATCAGTTGGAGAGACTGTTGAGGAGGCTTTCTACTATATTCATAACCTAGTGCTTGCCTGTGAGATACAA GTCCGTACCCTGGCCAGTGCAGGTGGCCCTGACAACTTAGTGCTTCTTGATCCTGGCAAGTACAAAGCCAAGTCTCGTTCCCCTGAGTCTCCAGCAGGTGAGGGTactgtgtcccatcccaaatgGCAGATTGGTGAACAGGAGTTCGAAGCTCTAATGCGAATGCTGGATAATCTG GGTTACAGAACCGGCTACCCGTATCGATGCCCTGCTCTGAGAGAGAAATCTAAAAAGTACAGCGATGTTGAGATCCCAGCTAGTGTCACAGGGTACTCCTTTACTAGTGATGGCGAATCAGGCATTTCCTCCCCCCTCAGacacagttttcagaaacaGCAGCGAGAGAAGACAAGGTGGCTGAACTCTGGCCGAGGGGATGATGCTTCTGAAGAAGGGCAGAATGGCAGCAGTCCCAAGTCGAAGACTAAG TGGACTAAAGAGGATGGACATAGAACTGCCACCTCTGCTGTCCCTAATCTGTTTGTTCCATTGAACACCAATCCAAAGGAGGTCCAAGAAATGAGGAACAAG ATCCGAGAGCAAAATTTGCAGGATATTAAAACAGCAGGCCCTCAGTCACAGGTTCTTTCTGGGGTAGTTGTGGACAGAAGCCTTGTACAG GGCGAACTGGTGACTGCATCAAAGGCAATAATTGAGAAAGAATATCAACCCAAAGTGATAGTGAGCACAACAGGACCAAATCCCTTCAATAAACTCACTGATCGAGAACTGGAAGAATATCGCAAAGAAgtagaaagaaagcagaagggaCCAGAAG AGCCTTCAGAAGATGGCAGGCCACAGAAAGAGAAGAGCCCCCCTGACCCCAGTTCAGCTCGCACTCCTCCCAGCACGCCAATTAAAATAGAGGAAG AGACACGGCAGGACCAGACCTACAGAGATGACAGTGATGCTGCAACCTTCAAGCAAACCCTCCCAGATCTCACCCCCGATGAGCCTTCGGAAGCACTCGGCTTCCCTCCCttagggaaggaggaagggagatgTGATCATGACGTGCCCAAAAGCCAAACGGAACCACCTGCAGTGGAAAATAAAGAACCCCAGTCCCAACCCACTGAAGAGCCAGCAACACCAAcagctgaggaggggacagcagctgaTGCAGGTAGTGATGAATCTCCAGGGAAGTCCCCATcgaaaaagaaaaagaagttccgcactccttccttcctgaaGAAGAGCAAAAAGAAGAGTGACTCCTAA
- the ADD1 gene encoding alpha-adducin isoform X1 produces MNGDSGVGVVTSPPPTTAPHKERYFDRVDENNPEYLRERNMAPDLRQDFNMMEQKKRVSMILQSPAFCEELESMIQEQFKKGKNPTGLLALQQIADFMTTHVPNVYPAAPQGGMAALNMSLGMVTPVNDLRGSDSIAYEKGEKLLRCKLAAFYRLADLFGWSQLIYNHITARVNSEQEHFLIVPFGLLYSEVTASSLVKINIQGDVVDRGSTNLGVNQAGFTLHSAIYAARPDVKCIVHIHTPAGAAVSAMKCGLLPISPEALSLGEVAYHDYHGILVDDEEKVVIQKNLGPKSKVLILRNHGLVSVGETVEEAFYYIHNLVLACEIQVRTLASAGGPDNLVLLDPGKYKAKSRSPESPAGEGTVSHPKWQIGEQEFEALMRMLDNLGYRTGYPYRCPALREKSKKYSDVEIPASVTGYSFTSDGESGISSPLRHSFQKQQREKTRWLNSGRGDDASEEGQNGSSPKSKTKVWTNITHDHVKPLLQSLSSGVCVPSCITNCLWTKEDGHRTATSAVPNLFVPLNTNPKEVQEMRNKIREQNLQDIKTAGPQSQVLSGVVVDRSLVQKVTVYKDAPLSDCTESIEGLDLTEQAFSPAKSLSVRKGELVTASKAIIEKEYQPKVIVSTTGPNPFNKLTDRELEEYRKEVERKQKGPEEPSEDGRPQKEKSPPDPSSARTPPSTPIKIEEETRQDQTYRDDSDAATFKQTLPDLTPDEPSEALGFPPLGKEEGRCDHDVPKSQTEPPAVENKEPQSQPTEEPATPTAEEGTAADAGSDESPGKSPSKKKKKFRTPSFLKKSKKKSDS; encoded by the exons ATGAATGGTGATTCTGGAGTGGGGGTGGTGACTTCACCACCTCCAACAACAGCCCCTCATAAAGAGAGGTATTTTGATCGAGTTGATGAAAATAATCCAGAAtatttgagagagagaaatatgGCACCTGACCTTCGCCAGGATTTTAACATGATGGAACAGAAGAAGAGAGTCTCCATGATTCTTCAGAGCCCa GCCTTCTGTGAGGAATTGGAATCCATGATCCAGGAGCAGTTCAAGAAGGGGAAGAACCCCACAGGTTTATTGGCTCTGCAGCAGATTGCAGATTTCATGACAACGCACGTTCCAAATGTCTACCCTGCAGCACCTCAAGGTGGAATGGCTGCATTAAACATGA GTCTTGGCATGGTAACACCAGTAAATGATCTGAGAGGGTCTGATTCCATTGCTTATGAAAAAGGGGAGAAGTTGTTACGATGCAAATTGGCAGCTTTCTACAGATTAGCAGATCTCTTTGGCTGGTCTCAGCTTATTTACAATCATATAACA GCCAGAGTAAACTCTGAGCAAGAGCATTTCCTTATTGTACCTTTTGGACTCCTCTATAGTGAAGTCACTGCATCTAGTCTG GTTAAAATCAATATTCAGGGAGATGTGGTTGATCGTGGAAGCACTAACCTGGGAGTAAACCAAGCTGGCTTTACGTTGCACTCAGCAATTTACGCAGCTCGACCTGATGTGAAATGCATTGTCCACATCCACACACCCGCAGGAGCCGCG GTTTCTGCAATGAAATGTGGTCTCTTGCCAATTTCACCTGAAGCACTTTCTCTAGGGGAAGTAGCTTATCATGACTACCATGGTATTTTAGTGGATGATGAAGAAAAGGTGGTTATTCAGAAAAATTTGGGGCCTAAAAGCAAG GTCCTTATTCTCAGAAACCATGGCTTGGTATCAGTTGGAGAGACTGTTGAGGAGGCTTTCTACTATATTCATAACCTAGTGCTTGCCTGTGAGATACAA GTCCGTACCCTGGCCAGTGCAGGTGGCCCTGACAACTTAGTGCTTCTTGATCCTGGCAAGTACAAAGCCAAGTCTCGTTCCCCTGAGTCTCCAGCAGGTGAGGGTactgtgtcccatcccaaatgGCAGATTGGTGAACAGGAGTTCGAAGCTCTAATGCGAATGCTGGATAATCTG GGTTACAGAACCGGCTACCCGTATCGATGCCCTGCTCTGAGAGAGAAATCTAAAAAGTACAGCGATGTTGAGATCCCAGCTAGTGTCACAGGGTACTCCTTTACTAGTGATGGCGAATCAGGCATTTCCTCCCCCCTCAGacacagttttcagaaacaGCAGCGAGAGAAGACAAGGTGGCTGAACTCTGGCCGAGGGGATGATGCTTCTGAAGAAGGGCAGAATGGCAGCAGTCCCAAGTCGAAGACTAAGGTGTGGACGAACATTACACACGATCACGTGAAACCCTTGCTGCAGTCTCTCTCGTCCGGTGTCTGCGTGCCAAGCTGTATTACCAACTGCTTG TGGACTAAAGAGGATGGACATAGAACTGCCACCTCTGCTGTCCCTAATCTGTTTGTTCCATTGAACACCAATCCAAAGGAGGTCCAAGAAATGAGGAACAAG ATCCGAGAGCAAAATTTGCAGGATATTAAAACAGCAGGCCCTCAGTCACAGGTTCTTTCTGGGGTAGTTGTGGACAGAAGCCTTGTACAG AAAGTAACTGTTTATAAG GATGCTCCCCTCTCAGACTGTACGGAATCTATTGAAGGGCTCGATCTCACAGAGCAGGCCTTTAGTCCCGCTAAATCTCTGTCTGTTAGAAAG GGCGAACTGGTGACTGCATCAAAGGCAATAATTGAGAAAGAATATCAACCCAAAGTGATAGTGAGCACAACAGGACCAAATCCCTTCAATAAACTCACTGATCGAGAACTGGAAGAATATCGCAAAGAAgtagaaagaaagcagaagggaCCAGAAG AGCCTTCAGAAGATGGCAGGCCACAGAAAGAGAAGAGCCCCCCTGACCCCAGTTCAGCTCGCACTCCTCCCAGCACGCCAATTAAAATAGAGGAAG AGACACGGCAGGACCAGACCTACAGAGATGACAGTGATGCTGCAACCTTCAAGCAAACCCTCCCAGATCTCACCCCCGATGAGCCTTCGGAAGCACTCGGCTTCCCTCCCttagggaaggaggaagggagatgTGATCATGACGTGCCCAAAAGCCAAACGGAACCACCTGCAGTGGAAAATAAAGAACCCCAGTCCCAACCCACTGAAGAGCCAGCAACACCAAcagctgaggaggggacagcagctgaTGCAGGTAGTGATGAATCTCCAGGGAAGTCCCCATcgaaaaagaaaaagaagttccgcactccttccttcctgaaGAAGAGCAAAAAGAAGAGTGACTCCTAA
- the ADD1 gene encoding alpha-adducin isoform X8, whose amino-acid sequence MNGDSGVGVVTSPPPTTAPHKERYFDRVDENNPEYLRERNMAPDLRQDFNMMEQKKRVSMILQSPAFCEELESMIQEQFKKGKNPTGLLALQQIADFMTTHVPNVYPAAPQGGMAALNMSLGMVTPVNDLRGSDSIAYEKGEKLLRCKLAAFYRLADLFGWSQLIYNHITARVNSEQEHFLIVPFGLLYSEVTASSLVKINIQGDVVDRGSTNLGVNQAGFTLHSAIYAARPDVKCIVHIHTPAGAAVSAMKCGLLPISPEALSLGEVAYHDYHGILVDDEEKVVIQKNLGPKSKVLILRNHGLVSVGETVEEAFYYIHNLVLACEIQVRTLASAGGPDNLVLLDPGKYKAKSRSPESPAGEGTVSHPKWQIGEQEFEALMRMLDNLGYRTGYPYRCPALREKSKKYSDVEIPASVTGYSFTSDGESGISSPLRHSFQKQQREKTRWLNSGRGDDASEEGQNGSSPKSKTKVWTNITHDHVKPLLQSLSSGVCVPSCITNCLWTKEDGHRTATSAVPNLFVPLNTNPKEVQEMRNKIREQNLQDIKTAGPQSQVLSGVVVDRSLVQDAPLSDCTESIEGLDLTEQAFSPAKSLSVRKGELVTASKAIIEKEYQPKVIVSTTGPNPFNKLTDRELEEYRKEVERKQKGPEEPSEDGRPQKEKSPPDPSSARTPPSTPIKIEEGDGYAKEYLLP is encoded by the exons ATGAATGGTGATTCTGGAGTGGGGGTGGTGACTTCACCACCTCCAACAACAGCCCCTCATAAAGAGAGGTATTTTGATCGAGTTGATGAAAATAATCCAGAAtatttgagagagagaaatatgGCACCTGACCTTCGCCAGGATTTTAACATGATGGAACAGAAGAAGAGAGTCTCCATGATTCTTCAGAGCCCa GCCTTCTGTGAGGAATTGGAATCCATGATCCAGGAGCAGTTCAAGAAGGGGAAGAACCCCACAGGTTTATTGGCTCTGCAGCAGATTGCAGATTTCATGACAACGCACGTTCCAAATGTCTACCCTGCAGCACCTCAAGGTGGAATGGCTGCATTAAACATGA GTCTTGGCATGGTAACACCAGTAAATGATCTGAGAGGGTCTGATTCCATTGCTTATGAAAAAGGGGAGAAGTTGTTACGATGCAAATTGGCAGCTTTCTACAGATTAGCAGATCTCTTTGGCTGGTCTCAGCTTATTTACAATCATATAACA GCCAGAGTAAACTCTGAGCAAGAGCATTTCCTTATTGTACCTTTTGGACTCCTCTATAGTGAAGTCACTGCATCTAGTCTG GTTAAAATCAATATTCAGGGAGATGTGGTTGATCGTGGAAGCACTAACCTGGGAGTAAACCAAGCTGGCTTTACGTTGCACTCAGCAATTTACGCAGCTCGACCTGATGTGAAATGCATTGTCCACATCCACACACCCGCAGGAGCCGCG GTTTCTGCAATGAAATGTGGTCTCTTGCCAATTTCACCTGAAGCACTTTCTCTAGGGGAAGTAGCTTATCATGACTACCATGGTATTTTAGTGGATGATGAAGAAAAGGTGGTTATTCAGAAAAATTTGGGGCCTAAAAGCAAG GTCCTTATTCTCAGAAACCATGGCTTGGTATCAGTTGGAGAGACTGTTGAGGAGGCTTTCTACTATATTCATAACCTAGTGCTTGCCTGTGAGATACAA GTCCGTACCCTGGCCAGTGCAGGTGGCCCTGACAACTTAGTGCTTCTTGATCCTGGCAAGTACAAAGCCAAGTCTCGTTCCCCTGAGTCTCCAGCAGGTGAGGGTactgtgtcccatcccaaatgGCAGATTGGTGAACAGGAGTTCGAAGCTCTAATGCGAATGCTGGATAATCTG GGTTACAGAACCGGCTACCCGTATCGATGCCCTGCTCTGAGAGAGAAATCTAAAAAGTACAGCGATGTTGAGATCCCAGCTAGTGTCACAGGGTACTCCTTTACTAGTGATGGCGAATCAGGCATTTCCTCCCCCCTCAGacacagttttcagaaacaGCAGCGAGAGAAGACAAGGTGGCTGAACTCTGGCCGAGGGGATGATGCTTCTGAAGAAGGGCAGAATGGCAGCAGTCCCAAGTCGAAGACTAAGGTGTGGACGAACATTACACACGATCACGTGAAACCCTTGCTGCAGTCTCTCTCGTCCGGTGTCTGCGTGCCAAGCTGTATTACCAACTGCTTG TGGACTAAAGAGGATGGACATAGAACTGCCACCTCTGCTGTCCCTAATCTGTTTGTTCCATTGAACACCAATCCAAAGGAGGTCCAAGAAATGAGGAACAAG ATCCGAGAGCAAAATTTGCAGGATATTAAAACAGCAGGCCCTCAGTCACAGGTTCTTTCTGGGGTAGTTGTGGACAGAAGCCTTGTACAG GATGCTCCCCTCTCAGACTGTACGGAATCTATTGAAGGGCTCGATCTCACAGAGCAGGCCTTTAGTCCCGCTAAATCTCTGTCTGTTAGAAAG GGCGAACTGGTGACTGCATCAAAGGCAATAATTGAGAAAGAATATCAACCCAAAGTGATAGTGAGCACAACAGGACCAAATCCCTTCAATAAACTCACTGATCGAGAACTGGAAGAATATCGCAAAGAAgtagaaagaaagcagaagggaCCAGAAG AGCCTTCAGAAGATGGCAGGCCACAGAAAGAGAAGAGCCCCCCTGACCCCAGTTCAGCTCGCACTCCTCCCAGCACGCCAATTAAAATAGAGGAAG GAGATGGATATGCTAAAGAATACCTGTTACCATAG
- the ADD1 gene encoding alpha-adducin isoform X9 has translation MNGDSGVGVVTSPPPTTAPHKERYFDRVDENNPEYLRERNMAPDLRQDFNMMEQKKRVSMILQSPAFCEELESMIQEQFKKGKNPTGLLALQQIADFMTTHVPNVYPAAPQGGMAALNMSLGMVTPVNDLRGSDSIAYEKGEKLLRCKLAAFYRLADLFGWSQLIYNHITARVNSEQEHFLIVPFGLLYSEVTASSLVKINIQGDVVDRGSTNLGVNQAGFTLHSAIYAARPDVKCIVHIHTPAGAAVSAMKCGLLPISPEALSLGEVAYHDYHGILVDDEEKVVIQKNLGPKSKVLILRNHGLVSVGETVEEAFYYIHNLVLACEIQVRTLASAGGPDNLVLLDPGKYKAKSRSPESPAGEGTVSHPKWQIGEQEFEALMRMLDNLGYRTGYPYRCPALREKSKKYSDVEIPASVTGYSFTSDGESGISSPLRHSFQKQQREKTRWLNSGRGDDASEEGQNGSSPKSKTKVWTNITHDHVKPLLQSLSSGVCVPSCITNCLWTKEDGHRTATSAVPNLFVPLNTNPKEVQEMRNKIREQNLQDIKTAGPQSQVLSGVVVDRSLVQGELVTASKAIIEKEYQPKVIVSTTGPNPFNKLTDRELEEYRKEVERKQKGPEEPSEDGRPQKEKSPPDPSSARTPPSTPIKIEEGDGYAKEYLLP, from the exons ATGAATGGTGATTCTGGAGTGGGGGTGGTGACTTCACCACCTCCAACAACAGCCCCTCATAAAGAGAGGTATTTTGATCGAGTTGATGAAAATAATCCAGAAtatttgagagagagaaatatgGCACCTGACCTTCGCCAGGATTTTAACATGATGGAACAGAAGAAGAGAGTCTCCATGATTCTTCAGAGCCCa GCCTTCTGTGAGGAATTGGAATCCATGATCCAGGAGCAGTTCAAGAAGGGGAAGAACCCCACAGGTTTATTGGCTCTGCAGCAGATTGCAGATTTCATGACAACGCACGTTCCAAATGTCTACCCTGCAGCACCTCAAGGTGGAATGGCTGCATTAAACATGA GTCTTGGCATGGTAACACCAGTAAATGATCTGAGAGGGTCTGATTCCATTGCTTATGAAAAAGGGGAGAAGTTGTTACGATGCAAATTGGCAGCTTTCTACAGATTAGCAGATCTCTTTGGCTGGTCTCAGCTTATTTACAATCATATAACA GCCAGAGTAAACTCTGAGCAAGAGCATTTCCTTATTGTACCTTTTGGACTCCTCTATAGTGAAGTCACTGCATCTAGTCTG GTTAAAATCAATATTCAGGGAGATGTGGTTGATCGTGGAAGCACTAACCTGGGAGTAAACCAAGCTGGCTTTACGTTGCACTCAGCAATTTACGCAGCTCGACCTGATGTGAAATGCATTGTCCACATCCACACACCCGCAGGAGCCGCG GTTTCTGCAATGAAATGTGGTCTCTTGCCAATTTCACCTGAAGCACTTTCTCTAGGGGAAGTAGCTTATCATGACTACCATGGTATTTTAGTGGATGATGAAGAAAAGGTGGTTATTCAGAAAAATTTGGGGCCTAAAAGCAAG GTCCTTATTCTCAGAAACCATGGCTTGGTATCAGTTGGAGAGACTGTTGAGGAGGCTTTCTACTATATTCATAACCTAGTGCTTGCCTGTGAGATACAA GTCCGTACCCTGGCCAGTGCAGGTGGCCCTGACAACTTAGTGCTTCTTGATCCTGGCAAGTACAAAGCCAAGTCTCGTTCCCCTGAGTCTCCAGCAGGTGAGGGTactgtgtcccatcccaaatgGCAGATTGGTGAACAGGAGTTCGAAGCTCTAATGCGAATGCTGGATAATCTG GGTTACAGAACCGGCTACCCGTATCGATGCCCTGCTCTGAGAGAGAAATCTAAAAAGTACAGCGATGTTGAGATCCCAGCTAGTGTCACAGGGTACTCCTTTACTAGTGATGGCGAATCAGGCATTTCCTCCCCCCTCAGacacagttttcagaaacaGCAGCGAGAGAAGACAAGGTGGCTGAACTCTGGCCGAGGGGATGATGCTTCTGAAGAAGGGCAGAATGGCAGCAGTCCCAAGTCGAAGACTAAGGTGTGGACGAACATTACACACGATCACGTGAAACCCTTGCTGCAGTCTCTCTCGTCCGGTGTCTGCGTGCCAAGCTGTATTACCAACTGCTTG TGGACTAAAGAGGATGGACATAGAACTGCCACCTCTGCTGTCCCTAATCTGTTTGTTCCATTGAACACCAATCCAAAGGAGGTCCAAGAAATGAGGAACAAG ATCCGAGAGCAAAATTTGCAGGATATTAAAACAGCAGGCCCTCAGTCACAGGTTCTTTCTGGGGTAGTTGTGGACAGAAGCCTTGTACAG GGCGAACTGGTGACTGCATCAAAGGCAATAATTGAGAAAGAATATCAACCCAAAGTGATAGTGAGCACAACAGGACCAAATCCCTTCAATAAACTCACTGATCGAGAACTGGAAGAATATCGCAAAGAAgtagaaagaaagcagaagggaCCAGAAG AGCCTTCAGAAGATGGCAGGCCACAGAAAGAGAAGAGCCCCCCTGACCCCAGTTCAGCTCGCACTCCTCCCAGCACGCCAATTAAAATAGAGGAAG GAGATGGATATGCTAAAGAATACCTGTTACCATAG
- the ADD1 gene encoding alpha-adducin isoform X10, translated as MNGDSGVGVVTSPPPTTAPHKERYFDRVDENNPEYLRERNMAPDLRQDFNMMEQKKRVSMILQSPAFCEELESMIQEQFKKGKNPTGLLALQQIADFMTTHVPNVYPAAPQGGMAALNMSLGMVTPVNDLRGSDSIAYEKGEKLLRCKLAAFYRLADLFGWSQLIYNHITARVNSEQEHFLIVPFGLLYSEVTASSLVKINIQGDVVDRGSTNLGVNQAGFTLHSAIYAARPDVKCIVHIHTPAGAAVSAMKCGLLPISPEALSLGEVAYHDYHGILVDDEEKVVIQKNLGPKSKVLILRNHGLVSVGETVEEAFYYIHNLVLACEIQVRTLASAGGPDNLVLLDPGKYKAKSRSPESPAGEGTVSHPKWQIGEQEFEALMRMLDNLGYRTGYPYRCPALREKSKKYSDVEIPASVTGYSFTSDGESGISSPLRHSFQKQQREKTRWLNSGRGDDASEEGQNGSSPKSKTKWTKEDGHRTATSAVPNLFVPLNTNPKEVQEMRNKIREQNLQDIKTAGPQSQVLSGVVVDRSLVQDAPLSDCTESIEGLDLTEQAFSPAKSLSVRKGELVTASKAIIEKEYQPKVIVSTTGPNPFNKLTDRELEEYRKEVERKQKGPEEPSEDGRPQKEKSPPDPSSARTPPSTPIKIEEGDGYAKEYLLP; from the exons ATGAATGGTGATTCTGGAGTGGGGGTGGTGACTTCACCACCTCCAACAACAGCCCCTCATAAAGAGAGGTATTTTGATCGAGTTGATGAAAATAATCCAGAAtatttgagagagagaaatatgGCACCTGACCTTCGCCAGGATTTTAACATGATGGAACAGAAGAAGAGAGTCTCCATGATTCTTCAGAGCCCa GCCTTCTGTGAGGAATTGGAATCCATGATCCAGGAGCAGTTCAAGAAGGGGAAGAACCCCACAGGTTTATTGGCTCTGCAGCAGATTGCAGATTTCATGACAACGCACGTTCCAAATGTCTACCCTGCAGCACCTCAAGGTGGAATGGCTGCATTAAACATGA GTCTTGGCATGGTAACACCAGTAAATGATCTGAGAGGGTCTGATTCCATTGCTTATGAAAAAGGGGAGAAGTTGTTACGATGCAAATTGGCAGCTTTCTACAGATTAGCAGATCTCTTTGGCTGGTCTCAGCTTATTTACAATCATATAACA GCCAGAGTAAACTCTGAGCAAGAGCATTTCCTTATTGTACCTTTTGGACTCCTCTATAGTGAAGTCACTGCATCTAGTCTG GTTAAAATCAATATTCAGGGAGATGTGGTTGATCGTGGAAGCACTAACCTGGGAGTAAACCAAGCTGGCTTTACGTTGCACTCAGCAATTTACGCAGCTCGACCTGATGTGAAATGCATTGTCCACATCCACACACCCGCAGGAGCCGCG GTTTCTGCAATGAAATGTGGTCTCTTGCCAATTTCACCTGAAGCACTTTCTCTAGGGGAAGTAGCTTATCATGACTACCATGGTATTTTAGTGGATGATGAAGAAAAGGTGGTTATTCAGAAAAATTTGGGGCCTAAAAGCAAG GTCCTTATTCTCAGAAACCATGGCTTGGTATCAGTTGGAGAGACTGTTGAGGAGGCTTTCTACTATATTCATAACCTAGTGCTTGCCTGTGAGATACAA GTCCGTACCCTGGCCAGTGCAGGTGGCCCTGACAACTTAGTGCTTCTTGATCCTGGCAAGTACAAAGCCAAGTCTCGTTCCCCTGAGTCTCCAGCAGGTGAGGGTactgtgtcccatcccaaatgGCAGATTGGTGAACAGGAGTTCGAAGCTCTAATGCGAATGCTGGATAATCTG GGTTACAGAACCGGCTACCCGTATCGATGCCCTGCTCTGAGAGAGAAATCTAAAAAGTACAGCGATGTTGAGATCCCAGCTAGTGTCACAGGGTACTCCTTTACTAGTGATGGCGAATCAGGCATTTCCTCCCCCCTCAGacacagttttcagaaacaGCAGCGAGAGAAGACAAGGTGGCTGAACTCTGGCCGAGGGGATGATGCTTCTGAAGAAGGGCAGAATGGCAGCAGTCCCAAGTCGAAGACTAAG TGGACTAAAGAGGATGGACATAGAACTGCCACCTCTGCTGTCCCTAATCTGTTTGTTCCATTGAACACCAATCCAAAGGAGGTCCAAGAAATGAGGAACAAG ATCCGAGAGCAAAATTTGCAGGATATTAAAACAGCAGGCCCTCAGTCACAGGTTCTTTCTGGGGTAGTTGTGGACAGAAGCCTTGTACAG GATGCTCCCCTCTCAGACTGTACGGAATCTATTGAAGGGCTCGATCTCACAGAGCAGGCCTTTAGTCCCGCTAAATCTCTGTCTGTTAGAAAG GGCGAACTGGTGACTGCATCAAAGGCAATAATTGAGAAAGAATATCAACCCAAAGTGATAGTGAGCACAACAGGACCAAATCCCTTCAATAAACTCACTGATCGAGAACTGGAAGAATATCGCAAAGAAgtagaaagaaagcagaagggaCCAGAAG AGCCTTCAGAAGATGGCAGGCCACAGAAAGAGAAGAGCCCCCCTGACCCCAGTTCAGCTCGCACTCCTCCCAGCACGCCAATTAAAATAGAGGAAG GAGATGGATATGCTAAAGAATACCTGTTACCATAG